From Punica granatum isolate Tunisia-2019 chromosome 1, ASM765513v2, whole genome shotgun sequence:
TAACAAAGCAACAGAAGTCGGTGTCTGGAAACCCAAAGGGGAGCCCTCCCGTGTTTTCTCGAACACTTCTATTAGTGGCTGGAGGACAACTCTGGAATTCTTTGAAGGGCAAACTCCTCATTCTCCGAAGAAAACCAATTGGATCATGCAAGAATTCAAAGTAACTCcaaacaaaatagaacatagtTTTGATGGGTCCAGGGTGCATGAACCCAGTATGCTTTGCAAAGTCTTTCACTCTGCTGAAGACCTATGTGACCCTGAATTAGAGCCTAGAATTGGAGGCAATGATTCTTTATATGAGAAAAGTCTCAACCCAATCCCTTTGCTGCTCAGTACCGACAGCCGTTTTGAGAAAGGATCCACTAGCAATCATGAGGTAAAGAATTTACTTTACAAGCTGTAGTTGGTCATAAAATGAATCCCGTTCATGTGGTAGTTGATCTTCATGTTTGGAGTTTGTTACTTCAAAATTGCCACAGTTTTCATCCTAAAATCTCAACTTTTGATTGCCTCCTCAAGATTTCTTAAGATACTGTAAAAGAATTAAATGTATAAGATTTCGATGAATTGCATCCATGCTAAATTTAGCATTTCTATCCTATGACTTTCTCAATCTTTTGTTAGATCGCAAAGTTGAATTACCTTTGCTTATGCTAGTTCTGTACTTTTGAGTTGTTTAACTGGCTTAAGCATTGACTCTTTATATGAGAAAAGTCTCAACCCAATCCCTTTGCCGCTCAGTACCAACAGCCATTTTGAGAAAGGATCCGCTAGCAATCACCAGGTATAGGGATTTACTTTACAAGCTTTTAGCTGGTCATAAAATGAATCCCGATCATGTGGTAGTTGATCTTCGTGTTTGGAGTTTGTTACTTCACAATTGCCACATTTTTCATCCGAAAATCTCAACCTTTGATTGCCTCCTCAAGATTTTTTAAGATACTGGAAAAGAATTAAATGTATAAGATTTCGATGAATTGCATCCATGTTAAATTTAGCATTTCTATCCTATCATTTTCTCAATCTTTTGTTAGatggaaaaattgaattacCTTTGCTGATGCTAGTTCTGTACTTCGAGTTGTTTAACTGGATTAAGTTAGATGTGCTCTGCTATGTACCATCCTTTGTTTGTTTGAAGACAGAAGTATTATTTTTGTGATAGTATCTAATAATAGTTTCTGTTGTTTCACAGGAAAATGATCAGTCCGATAAAGTCATAGCAGAGATCCCTCCAAATGATCCTGTTGCAGAAAATCTTTCCGACGATGATTGTATCTCTAGGGGTGACTACATAGAGCTGTGGGACCTTGAAACTCGAGGATCTCCTTCTTCCAGCTCGGACAACTCAAGCTGTGTGACGATGTCATCAGATGAATGTTTTGACTCCTTAGCTCTCTTGCAAGACTTGGAGCCTGCCAAAGATCCAAACTTGGAGGGAAGAGACATCTCGAATTGCCATCCCAACACCTCTGCTTCTGATCGACCAGACGTGGCTGTCAGAGGAACAGCTGCTTCAGGTAACATGAAAATGATATTTCTAGTTGCTTTCAAACGCATAGACTGGTCTGGTGAATGCAGATTACAGCTCTATTGTTATACTTCATGATTCCTCTTGAACTCTTATAAGGAGAGAGAGGTCCTGTTGATTTGGAAAACTGGGAGGAACTTTGAAGTTTTTGTTCTTCCTCATCGTAAAAGGGGCACTATGACTGTCTTTGGTTACGAGAATCTCGGCTGTAGTCATTTATGCATTCGTGCTCTGTTCCTGAAGTGAGTCCTTCTCTTATTGGCATCTTTTGCTGTCCAACAGGATCATTGATCATCAATGAACCGAGGAACCTGCCTGACCAAGAGACCCGCAGGACCGATCTTCCCTCTCCCACTTTAGCTAAGGGcagggagaagaagagggagtGCAGCCATGAGAATCCCTCCCCGAATTCTTGTGAAGCGACTCCATCGACTAGCAGGCAGTCTTCGGACTCAGAAGGGAGCAAGAAGGGCAACGGGAGGATCAAGAGACCCAAGAAGAAGTACCTGTGCTTCCTCCCATTTCAGTTCTTTTTCTGACAATCAGACCAGGGATAACAGCAGCTCAGGATTTGTCAggtagagcagatgatctTTATATGATTTCTAGAATCTCTTGAGCAGTGAgaaatatatcatatttagGATATGTTTGTCCTTGTGTGTTGTGTATTATATTAGGGGGTGTTCTGTTTAATGTGTAGTTTGTCAGTTTGATTAGTAGCCCGGGGAAATTCTCCGGTTCATACCGTGATTTGTCCAGGAGGTCCATATGACCGTTAGATTAGCATGAGGTCCATTGATCCAACGGCTGTGAGGGCCTCGAGAACCGTACAGTTTACGGATAGGAGAAGTCCCCAAAGGCAGAGATAGGAAGTTAATAACCAGTTCTTGAATTGTCCACGCAATTTGGGAATGTATTCAGTAtctaatttcatttaattcaaGTATTGATGATATATAATGCAGCTGTTATgtatgatttaaaaaaaaaaaaattcttttctgggggaaaaaaatgggTGATGATGTTCCAATCCTTGTTTCCTCTTTGTTTTTACTGGTTAAACAAAGGCATGAAAAGAGGAGGTCaaggtaaatatatatgtaatgtaaGAAAGGAAAATGTTTATTACAAAGaagattattaatttatgaataTTCCATTGATCATTAGTCAATTACACGAATACTTTGCCAATTATGACTCAAATGCAATGTATTTAAGATAATAATCCCAAATGACTTGCATGATATTCACTCgcaaatttttttagaaaaggctACCCCCGGCTGATGTTCTCGTACTTTAATTTGATGGATAATATTTTAGATAATAATACAATCTTCGCTTCCCCGTTAGAAGTTCATATCTTGAGTTTAGACACGAGTGCGTTACCTTTCTAAGCCGAAAAAAGAGCTCAGACATAAGTGTATGTGGTCAAAAATATTGAATGAGACTAAAACATAGTGTGTGGTATATAACTTGCTGACTTATATCACTTCTTGTTTTCTTAGATATTTTTCTTGGCATTTGTTGCAGTTTCAGTCTTCGGACCTTACCTCAATATATTACTCTCAACCAATTAAGATTGTCAAGATCACTTGCAGAACTTTTAATCCTGCAACCGGCGACCTATTCCGATATCGAGTAAATGATCGGAAATGTAGGATCAAGGAAGATCGCTTGCAAGATCGTAAAATCGTCATGATATAATCGATCTTAACCCATGCATCCTTtgccatttaaaaaaaaaaaaaattggcctATGCCTAGCCCATGATTCCGGCCCATTCAATCGTATGAagatttcacaatttttttcttttgggaatGATGAGTCTATGCCTTAAGCCTTCTCCTTCTggctttcttttctcttctcaAAATGTTTGATGCCGGAATAtgttatcttcttttttttttttttaacttcttgttatttttatttcgaTACTGTAATTTGTGAACTATGATTTGTGTTTTTAGTAATTTGTGAACTTGTGCTATTTCATAATCTCATTTTGTAGTGGTCATATTCGGGAACTCAAAATTATCGATGTCATTATACTAAAAGCCtcgatttaaaaaaaaaaagaagaaaatcaaaatcatatgAAAATGGATCATTTTTAAATAGTAAATAAGAGTTTTCAGTGTTAAATTCGTAAGAAATTAACATTTATATTTTcgtatataatttttaattacatatAAGATTTACAATTATCTATCCAACCCTACAATCTCCGATTTCGGGATCCTTTACGTTTCTAGGTGGATCGCAATCTTGGCAGCCTTGCACTTAATATAagtttctttaaaaaatatataagaatttTTTCGGTGaccaatttaaaaaaaaaagaagaagaagcttttTCTTAGGTTAAAAAAACTGATTTAGTTAATTTTTGTGTAACTTGGACAGGTGACATATTGATACTTTGCTActttaaaaaaagttttttttttggggaactATTTGGCCTAAACCaagaagaaatggaaaaaaaaaaaaactttgatAAAGGATTCCGAAGATGCGTTTTTGGGGGATGCAACAGACAGTACTATTGCCTGTGCCCCCCTAATCTGTGCCCAATTATTCCATAATTTTCATTACACACATCATCATTCGGTCTGAAAAGCAATTATTGATCAATGTCGGAATAATAGCGACtagtcaattaattaattagttaatctATTAAATCACGGCAAAAGAGATGCTTTTTCAATTCTTCTTTTGACTTATTGAAGTCAAGCTTAAACCAAACATTTGACTCAAATCGAAGCCACTGAGAGTCTGAGACCATGGCTTCCATTATTATAGCACCGATTAGAGTCACGTCAATAGAAGCCCTTTCCATGAGTCGAAATTACTCTATTTCATTATTACGCGAAGAGTTGAAATGATCTTGTTAAAAAACAGTAAGAACGAGCCATTTCTATTTAATACTAATATAAATTTGGAAGCTCTCGATACCTAAGACCAGGCCTTTCTTTATAACATTAAGTTCCGCGAGCAACGACTTCTTGATCATCGGCACGCAGCAGCAACTCCACTCCAGCCCATTCCGAATCTCTTCCTGGTATCTCCTTTGGCGGGAAAATTAGGCGGGGATACTGAACAGAAAAGTCGaattcctctttctttttctcgaagcaaatataataaataaaagactgaaattcttccaattaataaattaataaagaggatatcattttttcccttttttttttacagataaagaaattatttgaaCTTCCGAAGGAATCCCATCGCAGGGATGAGACAACACCCAGGTCAGGTAGGTAGCTACAAGGTGGTCCCCACCTCCCGTCATCAGATACCGTTAAACTATCTCAAATACTAATTGTGTTTGGATCTCTAAATTAGACCCATGGCTGTCACATAAACGCCAcgttaaataaaaattcactCATCAAAGAGAGAGATTCACTATTTCGATCACAGTCTCCAATTTCAAATCTTTTAATGGGTCTCACACACTTTATTTGTATTCATATAATGaatatgcaaaaaaaaaattactaattatttttattgataattaaattttattaattaaattgtattaataattaaataattatttatttaatattaatcaataataattaattacgaatgcttaataaaattcataaaataatttgaacatcacatgacaaaaaaaaaacacgagCAATGAAAAGATAATTATGTGAGCAAACAAAAAATACACGAgtaatggaaaaataaatttagttaATATTGCAGGCATGTTCGACTTGCCAAATATATTCCACTAAGTCCGCCTGTAGCTCTCGATGGTGTTGTTTATCCCGAATTCGAATATGATTCCAAGTATATTTTTCATATGGAGCATATCTTTGTCGTCGTCGTTGAATTTGTGGTAAGCCGTTGGCGGGGAGATTATCATACTTCGAGCGCGGATCATCGTTCTCCAAGCGCCGATCGAAGTCGACATTATAGGTGTCCCTCTCATCCTTAACAATCATATTATGCAATACGATGCAAGCTCTCATGATCATTCCAAGTTTCTCCGCGGAACACAATCGAGCACGGTCATGTATAATAGCAAATCAAGCCTATAAAATCCCGAAAAGCACGCTCGACATCCTTCTATACCCTTTCTTGATATCTAGTAAATGAccatctcttctcttcttgaGGTCGAGGGATTGATTTCACGAACATTAACTATTCATGATATATACCATCTGTCAAATAATATCCCAAGGTATAGTTGGTGCCATCGATAATATAGTTAACCTTTGGAGCACGGCCTTATAACACATCATCAAGAACCGGTGATTATTCTAAAACGTTAATGTCATTGTTGGATCCGGCCACGCCAAAGAATGAATGCCATATCCAAAGGTCAGGTTATGCCACCACTTCAAGCATTAAAGTTATGGTGACCCTAATACATATCGTGCCATGCCTTCGCATAATTTTTCCACTCCCAACGCATGCAGTCGATGCTGCCCATCATGCCCAAAAAATCGCGTGACGCTTCAATCCGTAATAGGCGTTGGGCATCTTCTGCATTAGGTCAGTGCAAACACTGATGGTCGAAAATTGAGATGATGCGTTCACAAAACTTGTAGAGGCATTCGTTTGTAGTGCTCTCTGCTAGCCGTAGATATTCGTCAATGGCGTCAGAACCTACCCCATAGGCCAACATACGCATGGCCGCGGTGCATTTTTGTAGCAAGAATAGGCCTGTTTTGCTTACGGCATCTCTTCTCTATTGGAAAAATGGATCAACACTTGAGAGGTCGTCTACAATTCGAAGGAACAAGTGCTTCCTCATTCTAAACCATCGTTGGAATGTCTCGGTAGAGTACACTGGCTTGTCAATGAAGTAGTCCTGAATAAGTTGCTTATGACCTGCTTCGCAATCCCTATCGATTGTCTTCCTTTTCAGTCTGGAGGAAGAGCTTTCACCAGAGGCGGCATGTTCCATCTTTTGAAGGAGGTTGTGTATTCATCGGAAGCATTTGTCTTCGTCTGCTTCGAAGCTTCACCGGAAGATTCCATAAGGGCTAAAAGTTTGGTTCATGGCGGAGAATATTTCGGTACAACACCATGTTGAATTTGACCTTTTCGATCGCGTAGTATAAATTATGAGTTATCTCCAGCATATTATCATCATTTGCTCTGCTTGCTCTATGACGCTCAGCTTGCATGTAGTATCCACAAAATGATGATACGTTGGTGGGAATCTTATGAAACCATTGCTTCAACAAGTTAGAGCTCTTTGTTGAGAAGCACTTGTGGTCGCCCTCCAGGCAATACTGGTGGGTCCTATTCTAAAATGTAGCGCCGGCTTGATCATCCCCGACCACGAAATCTTGCCCGACATTTAGGCACGCATTGATTAACAACTCATCATCTTCCCATTATTATCTTTGGCCGGTGCGGCTACTTCTATTTTGAGGTGTAACTTTTTCAACGTCATAGTCGATGCCATTCGGGCCATTGCTGAGAGTTGAGTGAATAGCGAAAGAGAATTCGTCTGTGGAGATTGACCAGACTCCATATTGGCACTTCCAGATCCCGAATTCATTCCACCCTTAAATTGAGAGGGCGAACCCGCAAATCCAATATTTGGGTTTACTAAGAATGCGTATGGTTGGGGATAATATCTGAAATTTGGATTTTGGGGAAGTTCGGATTGGGATGATTACGATTTTGGTTGTTGGAGGAGTCAGAAGGTTGGGAATTTGGATTTTGGGGGAACTTCGAATTCGGAATATAATATTCGAAACAATTAAATTGGTTTGGATCGacctttttttgttattatcatAGAATAGAATAGGAAATTTGGGGTGAGATTGAAGTTGATAATTGAATGTGAAGTTGAAGTAAATGGAAAATTGGATGCGAAATGGGATATTTAtaggtaatttttttaaaatataaattaaaaaacaaaaaaaaaggtcattGTAGATTTTGGTCATTGGACTTCAACGgccaaaaaaattttaaaaataaaaaaggatggGGAAGCTGCTATGTGGAGCCCAATGTCACCACATGGTAGCTCCTCAAGTGTCTTTCGTTAGAGAGACGCAGGGCAGACAGTCCCCGAGAGACGCTTGTAGGCAATCTTACGTTTCATGTT
This genomic window contains:
- the LOC116192311 gene encoding protein NTM1-like 9 — encoded protein: MCPPAAAPPRDLNYNCTVEELIMHLEKLQHGSPLPRNVIIDVNPYCRRPENLPDKMWYFIHSEYNKATEVGVWKPKGEPSRVFSNTSISGWRTTLEFFEGQTPHSPKKTNWIMQEFKVTPNKIEHSFDGSRVHEPSMLCKVFHSAEDLCDPELEPRIGGNDSLYEKSLNPIPLLLSTDSRFEKGSTSNHEENDQSDKVIAEIPPNDPVAENLSDDDCISRGDYIELWDLETRGSPSSSSDNSSCVTMSSDECFDSLALLQDLEPAKDPNLEGRDISNCHPNTSASDRPDVAVRGTAASGSLIINEPRNLPDQETRRTDLPSPTLAKGREKKRECSHENPSPNSCEATPSTSRQSSDSEGSKKGNGRIKRPKKKYLCFLPFQFFF